The Eubalaena glacialis isolate mEubGla1 chromosome 5, mEubGla1.1.hap2.+ XY, whole genome shotgun sequence genomic sequence ATGAAGAGACATAGCCAAGGTCATACATGGCTTATTGGTAACCATGGTGTGGGACAAGAGCCAAGAATCTCTGATCTCCAGCTcattggaccaaaaaaaaaaaaaaatgctattttctTAACTAGTATTTTGATAAGTCAATCCATAGAATGTCCAAAAGCAGCTTACTCTAAAATTAATGGAAAAGTGTCCAATGCACATTCCTTGACTGGCCTAACTACTGGAACTCTCCTAGTTCTATAAGATAATTAACACAAGGTATGATTGAGTCCCTGTGACGGGCTGCTGGGGAACGGATACGAAATGTCAAGAGGCCGTTTTGTGCACTGCTGTTGTAATGCCATCGCGTTTCTAGATCATGATAATGTTCCCTGATTCTAGACACACCATAGGAATATCAGTGGGGGCCGAGGTCAGCTCAGCTGCTTGCTGGGCTGGAACAAATATCGCCCCAGCATGCTCATCTGACAGGGCTCTGCAGCAGCCCAGATCGAGTGCTTGTGAACCTGTGCACAGGACTCCAACAGTGGATGGATTCTTCACTGTTTCCTCCAGGCGCTGCTTCAAGGTCGCCTCCATCCCGCTGTCCGCACCCGGGCAGGACCCCGAGGTGCGTCACCTTCTCCTTCTTTGTTCTGAAGTTCCAGTCCCCAGTTCAGCTTGCAGGTCACTGCATGGTCTGCAGATCCATCAATAGGAGGCAGCCTACTTTCAGTCAAAAACACTCCAAACACTTTCCCTTCTCAGGGCCTTTGTTACAGGCTAGATTAAACAAAAAGGCTCAGCAGATCTAGATCAGCAAAACTGTCTTGAAATTATTCAATATTCGAAATTTCAAAAGTGAAAACACTAACCTAGTCGTGGTGGAAAAACAGTGAATCTGGTGGAACTTGCTTCCACCTATTTTGTGGTTTAGTCCTGTTTCGCTTTTGAATTACATCGCTATTACGTGTGTCTTGGGGAAGAGGAAAACGATAGTCTTTTCAGAATTTAAGTCTTCTTTAGGTCTTAATTTAATCCTGCTTTCACTGTGTGAATGAAGGCGTGTCCTTACCTTCCAGCCGTGGGTCTCACCTTCCATTAACCTTACTTAGGGAAGCCTTCTTGACCCTCCTGCTCTACCTCACTCCTGTTAAAATGCCACTTGCTCCTCTATTCCTCCCTTCCGTGGCCCCGGTCTGGGCTGCCATCATCCTTTACCTA encodes the following:
- the LOC133092281 gene encoding ragulator complex protein LAMTOR5-like, with protein sequence MEATLKQRLEETVKNPSTVGVLCTGSQALDLGCCRALSDEHAGAIFVPAQQAAELTSAPTDIPMVCLESGNIIMI